A single genomic interval of Symphalangus syndactylus isolate Jambi chromosome 18, NHGRI_mSymSyn1-v2.1_pri, whole genome shotgun sequence harbors:
- the MRTFA gene encoding myocardin-related transcription factor A isoform X3 gives MTLLEPEMLMMAVQSVLQLKLQQRRTREELVSQGIMPPLKSPAAFHEQRRSLERARTEDYLKRKIRSRPERSELVRMHILEETSAEPSLQAKQLKLKRARLADDLNEKIAQRPGPMELVEKNILPVESSLKEAIIVGQVNYPKVADSSSFDEDSSDALSPEQPASHESQGSVPSPLEARVSEPLPSATSASPTQVLSQLPMGPDSREMLFLAEQPPLPPPPLLPPSLTNGTTVPTAKSTPTLIKQSQPKSASEKAQRSKKAKELKPKVKKLKYHQYIPPDQKQDRGAPPMDSSYAKILQQQQLFLQLQILNQQQQQHHNYQAILPAPPKSASEALGSSGTPPVRSLSTTNSSSSSGTPGPCGLARQNSTSLTGKPGALPANLDDMKVAELKQELKLRSLPVSGTKTELIERLRAYQDQISPVPGAPKAPATTSILHKAGEVVVAFPAARLSTGPALVAAGLAPTEVVVATVTSNGVVKFGSTGSTPPVSPTPSERSLLSTGDENSTPGDTFGEMVTSPLTQLTLQASPLQILVKEEGPRAGSCCLSPGGRADLEGRDKDQMLQEKDKQIEELTRMLRQKQQLVERLRLQLEQEKRAQQPAPTSAPLGTPVKQENSFSSCQLSRQPLGPAHPFNPSLAAPTTNHIDPCAAAPGPPSVVVKQEAMQPEPELVPAPQLLLGPQGPGLIKGVAPPTLITDSTGTHLVLTVTNKNADSPGLSSGSPQQPSSQPGSPAPAPSAQMDLEHPLQPLFGTPTSLLKKEPPGYEETMSQQPKQQENGSSSQQMDDLFDILIQSGEISADFKEPPSLPGKEKPSPKTVCGSPLAAQPSPSAELPQAAPPPPGSPSLPGRLEDFLESSTGLPLLTSGHEGPEPLSLIDDLHSQMLSSTAILDHPPSPMDTSELHFVPEPSSTMGLDLADGHLDSMDWLELSSGGPVLSLAPLSTTAPSLFSTDFLDGHDLQLHWDSCL, from the exons ACAGAGGACTATCTCAAACGGAAGATTCGTTCCCGGCCGGAGAGATCGGAGCTGGTCAGGATGCACATTTTGGAAG AGACCTCGGCTGAGCCGTCCCTCCAGGCCAAGCAGCTGAAGCTGAAGAGAGCCAGACTAGCCGATGACCTCAATGAGAAGATTGCACAGAGGCCTGGCCCCATGGAGCTGGTGGAGAAGAACATCCTTCCTGTTGAGTCCAGCCTGAAGGAAGCCATCATTG TGGGCCAGGTGAACTATCCCAAAGTAGCAGACAGCTCTTCCTTCGATGAGGACAGCAGTGATGCCTTATCCCCCGAGCAGCCTGCCAGCCATGAGTCCCAGGGTTCTGTGCCGTCACCCCTGGAGGCCCGAGTCAGCGAACCACTGCCCAGTGCCACCTCTGCATCCCCCACCCAG GTTCTGTCTCAACTTCCGATGGGCCCGGATTCCAGAGAAATGCTTTTCCTGGCAGAGcagcctcctctgcctcccccacCTCTGCTGCCTCCCAGCCTCACCAATGGAACCACTGTCCCCACTGCCAAGTCCACCCCCACGCTCATTAAG CAAAGCCAACCCAAGTCTGCCAGTGAGAAGGCACAGCGCAGCAAGAAGGCCAAGGAGCTGAAGCCAAAGGTGAAGAAGCTCAAGTACCACCAGTACATCCCCCCGGATCAGAAGCAGGACAGGGGGGCACCCCCCATGGACTCGTCCTACGCCAAGatcctgcagcagcagcagctcttcCTCCAGCTGCAGATCCtcaaccagcagcagcagcagcaccacaACTACCAGGCCATCCTGCCTGCCCCGCCAAA GTCAGCAAGCGAGGCCCTGGGAAGCAGCGGGACCCCCCCAGTACGCAGCCTCTCCACTACCAATAGCAGCTCCAGCTCGGGCACCCCTGGGCCCTGTGGGCTGGCACGTCAGAACAGCACCTCACTGACTGGCAAGCCGGGAGCCCTGCCGGCCAACCTGGACGACATGAAG GTGGCAGAGCTGAAGCAGGAGCTGAAGTTGCGATCACTGCCTGTCTCAGGCACCAAAACTGAGCTGATTGAGCGCCTTCGAGCCTATCAAGACCAAATCAGCCCTGTCCCAGGAGCCCCCAaggcccctgccaccacctcTATCCTGCACAAGGCTGGCGAGGTGGTGGTAGCCTTCCCGGCGGCCCGGCTGAGCACGGGGCCAGCCCTGGTGGCAGCAGGCCTGGCCCCAACTGAGGTGGTGGTGGCCACGGTGACCAGCAATGGAGTGGTGAAGTTTGGCAGCACGGGCTCCACACCCCCTGTGTCTCCTACTCCCTCAGAGCGCTCACTGCTCAGCACGGGTGATGAAAACTCCACCCCCGGAGACACATTTGGTGAGATGGTGACATCACCTCTGACGCAGCTGACCCTGCAGGCCTCGCCACTGCAGATCCTCGTGAAGGAGGAGGGCCCCCGGGCCGGGTCCTGTTGCCTGAGCCCTGGGGGGCGGGCGGACCTAGAGGGGCGCGACAAGGACCAGATGCTGCAGGAGAAAGACAAGCAGATCGAGGAGCTGACGCGCATGCTCCGGCAGAAGCAGCAGCTGGTGGAGCGGCTCAGGCTGCAGCTGGAGCAGGAGAAGCGAGCCCAGCAGCCCGCCCCCACCTCTGCCCCTCTCGGCACCCCAGTGAAGCAGGAGAACAGCTTCTCCAGCTGCCAGCTGAGCCGACAACCCCTGGGCCCTGCTCACCCATTCAACCCCAGCCTGGCAGCCCCAACCACCAACCACATAGACCCTTGTGCTGCGGCCCCGGGGCCCCCGTCCGTGGTGGTGAAGCAGGAAGCCATGCAGCCTGAGCCCGAGCTGGTCCCCGCCCCCCAGCTGCTTCTGGGGCCTCAGGGCCCTGGCCTCATCAAGGGGGTTGCACCTCCCACCCTCATCACTGACTCCACAGGGACCCACCTTGTCCTCACCGTGACCAATAAGAATGCAGACAGCCCTGGCCTGTCCAGTGGGAGCCCCCAGCAG CCCTCATCCCAGCCTGGCTCTCCAGCGCCTGCCCCCTCTGCCCAGATGGACCTGGAGCACCCACTGCAGCCCCTCTTTGGGACCCCCACTTCTCTGCTGAAGAAGGAACCACCTGGCTATGAGGAAACCATGAGCCAGCAGCCCAAACAGCAG GAAAATGGTTCCTCAAGCCAGCAGATGGACGACCTGTTTGACATTCTCATTCAGAGCGGAG AAATTTCAGCAGATTTCAAAGAGCCACCATCCCTGCCAGGGAAGGAGAAGCCATCCCCGAAGACAGTCTGTGGGTCCCCCCTGGCAGCACAGCCATCACCCTCTGCTGAGCTCCCCCAGGCTGCCCCACCTCCGCCAGGCTCACCCTCCCTCCCTGGGCGCCTGGAGGATTTCCTGGAGAGCAGCACGGGGCTGCCCCTGCTGACCAGTGGGCATGAGGGGCCAGAGCCCCTTTCCCTCATTGACGACCTCCATAGCCAGATGCTGAGCAGCACTGCCATCCTGGACCACCCCCCGTCACCCATGGACACCTCGGAGTTGCACTTTGTTCCTGAGCCCAGCAGCACCATGGGCCTGGACCTGGCTGATGGCCACCTGGACAGCATGGACTGGCTGGAGCTGTCCTCAGGTGGTCCCGTGCTGAGCCTGGCCCCCCTCAGCACCACAGCCCCCAGCCTCTTCTCCACAGACTTCCTTGATGGCCATGATTTGCAGCTGCACTGGGATTCCTGCTTGTAG
- the MRTFA gene encoding myocardin-related transcription factor A isoform X5, whose amino-acid sequence MTLLEPEMLMMAVQSVLQLKLQQRRTREELVSQGIMPPLKSPAAFHEQRRSLERARTEDYLKRKIRSRPERSELVRMHILEETSAEPSLQAKQLKLKRARLADDLNEKIAQRPGPMELVEKNILPVESSLKEAIIVGQVNYPKVADSSSFDEDSSDALSPEQPASHESQGSVPSPLEARVSEPLPSATSASPTQQSQPKSASEKAQRSKKAKELKPKVKKLKYHQYIPPDQKQDRGAPPMDSSYAKILQQQQLFLQLQILNQQQQQHHNYQAILPAPPKSASEALGSSGTPPVRSLSTTNSSSSSGTPGPCGLARQNSTSLTGKPGALPANLDDMKVAELKQELKLRSLPVSGTKTELIERLRAYQDQISPVPGAPKAPATTSILHKAGEVVVAFPAARLSTGPALVAAGLAPTEVVVATVTSNGVVKFGSTGSTPPVSPTPSERSLLSTGDENSTPGDTFGEMVTSPLTQLTLQASPLQILVKEEGPRAGSCCLSPGGRADLEGRDKDQMLQEKDKQIEELTRMLRQKQQLVERLRLQLEQEKRAQQPAPTSAPLGTPVKQENSFSSCQLSRQPLGPAHPFNPSLAAPTTNHIDPCAAAPGPPSVVVKQEAMQPEPELVPAPQLLLGPQGPGLIKGVAPPTLITDSTGTHLVLTVTNKNADSPGLSSGSPQQPSSQPGSPAPAPSAQMDLEHPLQPLFGTPTSLLKKEPPGYEETMSQQPKQQENGSSSQQMDDLFDILIQSGEISADFKEPPSLPGKEKPSPKTVCGSPLAAQPSPSAELPQAAPPPPGSPSLPGRLEDFLESSTGLPLLTSGHEGPEPLSLIDDLHSQMLSSTAILDHPPSPMDTSELHFVPEPSSTMGLDLADGHLDSMDWLELSSGGPVLSLAPLSTTAPSLFSTDFLDGHDLQLHWDSCL is encoded by the exons ACAGAGGACTATCTCAAACGGAAGATTCGTTCCCGGCCGGAGAGATCGGAGCTGGTCAGGATGCACATTTTGGAAG AGACCTCGGCTGAGCCGTCCCTCCAGGCCAAGCAGCTGAAGCTGAAGAGAGCCAGACTAGCCGATGACCTCAATGAGAAGATTGCACAGAGGCCTGGCCCCATGGAGCTGGTGGAGAAGAACATCCTTCCTGTTGAGTCCAGCCTGAAGGAAGCCATCATTG TGGGCCAGGTGAACTATCCCAAAGTAGCAGACAGCTCTTCCTTCGATGAGGACAGCAGTGATGCCTTATCCCCCGAGCAGCCTGCCAGCCATGAGTCCCAGGGTTCTGTGCCGTCACCCCTGGAGGCCCGAGTCAGCGAACCACTGCCCAGTGCCACCTCTGCATCCCCCACCCAG CAAAGCCAACCCAAGTCTGCCAGTGAGAAGGCACAGCGCAGCAAGAAGGCCAAGGAGCTGAAGCCAAAGGTGAAGAAGCTCAAGTACCACCAGTACATCCCCCCGGATCAGAAGCAGGACAGGGGGGCACCCCCCATGGACTCGTCCTACGCCAAGatcctgcagcagcagcagctcttcCTCCAGCTGCAGATCCtcaaccagcagcagcagcagcaccacaACTACCAGGCCATCCTGCCTGCCCCGCCAAA GTCAGCAAGCGAGGCCCTGGGAAGCAGCGGGACCCCCCCAGTACGCAGCCTCTCCACTACCAATAGCAGCTCCAGCTCGGGCACCCCTGGGCCCTGTGGGCTGGCACGTCAGAACAGCACCTCACTGACTGGCAAGCCGGGAGCCCTGCCGGCCAACCTGGACGACATGAAG GTGGCAGAGCTGAAGCAGGAGCTGAAGTTGCGATCACTGCCTGTCTCAGGCACCAAAACTGAGCTGATTGAGCGCCTTCGAGCCTATCAAGACCAAATCAGCCCTGTCCCAGGAGCCCCCAaggcccctgccaccacctcTATCCTGCACAAGGCTGGCGAGGTGGTGGTAGCCTTCCCGGCGGCCCGGCTGAGCACGGGGCCAGCCCTGGTGGCAGCAGGCCTGGCCCCAACTGAGGTGGTGGTGGCCACGGTGACCAGCAATGGAGTGGTGAAGTTTGGCAGCACGGGCTCCACACCCCCTGTGTCTCCTACTCCCTCAGAGCGCTCACTGCTCAGCACGGGTGATGAAAACTCCACCCCCGGAGACACATTTGGTGAGATGGTGACATCACCTCTGACGCAGCTGACCCTGCAGGCCTCGCCACTGCAGATCCTCGTGAAGGAGGAGGGCCCCCGGGCCGGGTCCTGTTGCCTGAGCCCTGGGGGGCGGGCGGACCTAGAGGGGCGCGACAAGGACCAGATGCTGCAGGAGAAAGACAAGCAGATCGAGGAGCTGACGCGCATGCTCCGGCAGAAGCAGCAGCTGGTGGAGCGGCTCAGGCTGCAGCTGGAGCAGGAGAAGCGAGCCCAGCAGCCCGCCCCCACCTCTGCCCCTCTCGGCACCCCAGTGAAGCAGGAGAACAGCTTCTCCAGCTGCCAGCTGAGCCGACAACCCCTGGGCCCTGCTCACCCATTCAACCCCAGCCTGGCAGCCCCAACCACCAACCACATAGACCCTTGTGCTGCGGCCCCGGGGCCCCCGTCCGTGGTGGTGAAGCAGGAAGCCATGCAGCCTGAGCCCGAGCTGGTCCCCGCCCCCCAGCTGCTTCTGGGGCCTCAGGGCCCTGGCCTCATCAAGGGGGTTGCACCTCCCACCCTCATCACTGACTCCACAGGGACCCACCTTGTCCTCACCGTGACCAATAAGAATGCAGACAGCCCTGGCCTGTCCAGTGGGAGCCCCCAGCAG CCCTCATCCCAGCCTGGCTCTCCAGCGCCTGCCCCCTCTGCCCAGATGGACCTGGAGCACCCACTGCAGCCCCTCTTTGGGACCCCCACTTCTCTGCTGAAGAAGGAACCACCTGGCTATGAGGAAACCATGAGCCAGCAGCCCAAACAGCAG GAAAATGGTTCCTCAAGCCAGCAGATGGACGACCTGTTTGACATTCTCATTCAGAGCGGAG AAATTTCAGCAGATTTCAAAGAGCCACCATCCCTGCCAGGGAAGGAGAAGCCATCCCCGAAGACAGTCTGTGGGTCCCCCCTGGCAGCACAGCCATCACCCTCTGCTGAGCTCCCCCAGGCTGCCCCACCTCCGCCAGGCTCACCCTCCCTCCCTGGGCGCCTGGAGGATTTCCTGGAGAGCAGCACGGGGCTGCCCCTGCTGACCAGTGGGCATGAGGGGCCAGAGCCCCTTTCCCTCATTGACGACCTCCATAGCCAGATGCTGAGCAGCACTGCCATCCTGGACCACCCCCCGTCACCCATGGACACCTCGGAGTTGCACTTTGTTCCTGAGCCCAGCAGCACCATGGGCCTGGACCTGGCTGATGGCCACCTGGACAGCATGGACTGGCTGGAGCTGTCCTCAGGTGGTCCCGTGCTGAGCCTGGCCCCCCTCAGCACCACAGCCCCCAGCCTCTTCTCCACAGACTTCCTTGATGGCCATGATTTGCAGCTGCACTGGGATTCCTGCTTGTAG
- the MRTFA gene encoding myocardin-related transcription factor A isoform X4 encodes MPPLKSPAAFHEQRRSLERARTEDYLKRKIRSRPERSELVRMHILEETSAEPSLQAKQLKLKRARLADDLNEKIAQRPGPMELVEKNILPVESSLKEAIIVGQVNYPKVADSSSFDEDSSDALSPEQPASHESQGSVPSPLEARVSEPLPSATSASPTQVLSQLPMGPDSREMLFLAEQPPLPPPPLLPPSLTNGTTVPTAKSTPTLIKQSQPKSASEKAQRSKKAKELKPKVKKLKYHQYIPPDQKQDRGAPPMDSSYAKILQQQQLFLQLQILNQQQQQHHNYQAILPAPPKSASEALGSSGTPPVRSLSTTNSSSSSGTPGPCGLARQNSTSLTGKPGALPANLDDMKVAELKQELKLRSLPVSGTKTELIERLRAYQDQISPVPGAPKAPATTSILHKAGEVVVAFPAARLSTGPALVAAGLAPTEVVVATVTSNGVVKFGSTGSTPPVSPTPSERSLLSTGDENSTPGDTFGEMVTSPLTQLTLQASPLQILVKEEGPRAGSCCLSPGGRADLEGRDKDQMLQEKDKQIEELTRMLRQKQQLVERLRLQLEQEKRAQQPAPTSAPLGTPVKQENSFSSCQLSRQPLGPAHPFNPSLAAPTTNHIDPCAAAPGPPSVVVKQEAMQPEPELVPAPQLLLGPQGPGLIKGVAPPTLITDSTGTHLVLTVTNKNADSPGLSSGSPQQPSSQPGSPAPAPSAQMDLEHPLQPLFGTPTSLLKKEPPGYEETMSQQPKQQENGSSSQQMDDLFDILIQSGEISADFKEPPSLPGKEKPSPKTVCGSPLAAQPSPSAELPQAAPPPPGSPSLPGRLEDFLESSTGLPLLTSGHEGPEPLSLIDDLHSQMLSSTAILDHPPSPMDTSELHFVPEPSSTMGLDLADGHLDSMDWLELSSGGPVLSLAPLSTTAPSLFSTDFLDGHDLQLHWDSCL; translated from the exons ACAGAGGACTATCTCAAACGGAAGATTCGTTCCCGGCCGGAGAGATCGGAGCTGGTCAGGATGCACATTTTGGAAG AGACCTCGGCTGAGCCGTCCCTCCAGGCCAAGCAGCTGAAGCTGAAGAGAGCCAGACTAGCCGATGACCTCAATGAGAAGATTGCACAGAGGCCTGGCCCCATGGAGCTGGTGGAGAAGAACATCCTTCCTGTTGAGTCCAGCCTGAAGGAAGCCATCATTG TGGGCCAGGTGAACTATCCCAAAGTAGCAGACAGCTCTTCCTTCGATGAGGACAGCAGTGATGCCTTATCCCCCGAGCAGCCTGCCAGCCATGAGTCCCAGGGTTCTGTGCCGTCACCCCTGGAGGCCCGAGTCAGCGAACCACTGCCCAGTGCCACCTCTGCATCCCCCACCCAG GTTCTGTCTCAACTTCCGATGGGCCCGGATTCCAGAGAAATGCTTTTCCTGGCAGAGcagcctcctctgcctcccccacCTCTGCTGCCTCCCAGCCTCACCAATGGAACCACTGTCCCCACTGCCAAGTCCACCCCCACGCTCATTAAG CAAAGCCAACCCAAGTCTGCCAGTGAGAAGGCACAGCGCAGCAAGAAGGCCAAGGAGCTGAAGCCAAAGGTGAAGAAGCTCAAGTACCACCAGTACATCCCCCCGGATCAGAAGCAGGACAGGGGGGCACCCCCCATGGACTCGTCCTACGCCAAGatcctgcagcagcagcagctcttcCTCCAGCTGCAGATCCtcaaccagcagcagcagcagcaccacaACTACCAGGCCATCCTGCCTGCCCCGCCAAA GTCAGCAAGCGAGGCCCTGGGAAGCAGCGGGACCCCCCCAGTACGCAGCCTCTCCACTACCAATAGCAGCTCCAGCTCGGGCACCCCTGGGCCCTGTGGGCTGGCACGTCAGAACAGCACCTCACTGACTGGCAAGCCGGGAGCCCTGCCGGCCAACCTGGACGACATGAAG GTGGCAGAGCTGAAGCAGGAGCTGAAGTTGCGATCACTGCCTGTCTCAGGCACCAAAACTGAGCTGATTGAGCGCCTTCGAGCCTATCAAGACCAAATCAGCCCTGTCCCAGGAGCCCCCAaggcccctgccaccacctcTATCCTGCACAAGGCTGGCGAGGTGGTGGTAGCCTTCCCGGCGGCCCGGCTGAGCACGGGGCCAGCCCTGGTGGCAGCAGGCCTGGCCCCAACTGAGGTGGTGGTGGCCACGGTGACCAGCAATGGAGTGGTGAAGTTTGGCAGCACGGGCTCCACACCCCCTGTGTCTCCTACTCCCTCAGAGCGCTCACTGCTCAGCACGGGTGATGAAAACTCCACCCCCGGAGACACATTTGGTGAGATGGTGACATCACCTCTGACGCAGCTGACCCTGCAGGCCTCGCCACTGCAGATCCTCGTGAAGGAGGAGGGCCCCCGGGCCGGGTCCTGTTGCCTGAGCCCTGGGGGGCGGGCGGACCTAGAGGGGCGCGACAAGGACCAGATGCTGCAGGAGAAAGACAAGCAGATCGAGGAGCTGACGCGCATGCTCCGGCAGAAGCAGCAGCTGGTGGAGCGGCTCAGGCTGCAGCTGGAGCAGGAGAAGCGAGCCCAGCAGCCCGCCCCCACCTCTGCCCCTCTCGGCACCCCAGTGAAGCAGGAGAACAGCTTCTCCAGCTGCCAGCTGAGCCGACAACCCCTGGGCCCTGCTCACCCATTCAACCCCAGCCTGGCAGCCCCAACCACCAACCACATAGACCCTTGTGCTGCGGCCCCGGGGCCCCCGTCCGTGGTGGTGAAGCAGGAAGCCATGCAGCCTGAGCCCGAGCTGGTCCCCGCCCCCCAGCTGCTTCTGGGGCCTCAGGGCCCTGGCCTCATCAAGGGGGTTGCACCTCCCACCCTCATCACTGACTCCACAGGGACCCACCTTGTCCTCACCGTGACCAATAAGAATGCAGACAGCCCTGGCCTGTCCAGTGGGAGCCCCCAGCAG CCCTCATCCCAGCCTGGCTCTCCAGCGCCTGCCCCCTCTGCCCAGATGGACCTGGAGCACCCACTGCAGCCCCTCTTTGGGACCCCCACTTCTCTGCTGAAGAAGGAACCACCTGGCTATGAGGAAACCATGAGCCAGCAGCCCAAACAGCAG GAAAATGGTTCCTCAAGCCAGCAGATGGACGACCTGTTTGACATTCTCATTCAGAGCGGAG AAATTTCAGCAGATTTCAAAGAGCCACCATCCCTGCCAGGGAAGGAGAAGCCATCCCCGAAGACAGTCTGTGGGTCCCCCCTGGCAGCACAGCCATCACCCTCTGCTGAGCTCCCCCAGGCTGCCCCACCTCCGCCAGGCTCACCCTCCCTCCCTGGGCGCCTGGAGGATTTCCTGGAGAGCAGCACGGGGCTGCCCCTGCTGACCAGTGGGCATGAGGGGCCAGAGCCCCTTTCCCTCATTGACGACCTCCATAGCCAGATGCTGAGCAGCACTGCCATCCTGGACCACCCCCCGTCACCCATGGACACCTCGGAGTTGCACTTTGTTCCTGAGCCCAGCAGCACCATGGGCCTGGACCTGGCTGATGGCCACCTGGACAGCATGGACTGGCTGGAGCTGTCCTCAGGTGGTCCCGTGCTGAGCCTGGCCCCCCTCAGCACCACAGCCCCCAGCCTCTTCTCCACAGACTTCCTTGATGGCCATGATTTGCAGCTGCACTGGGATTCCTGCTTGTAG
- the MRTFA gene encoding myocardin-related transcription factor A isoform X6: protein MHILEETSAEPSLQAKQLKLKRARLADDLNEKIAQRPGPMELVEKNILPVESSLKEAIIVGQVNYPKVADSSSFDEDSSDALSPEQPASHESQGSVPSPLEARVSEPLPSATSASPTQVLSQLPMGPDSREMLFLAEQPPLPPPPLLPPSLTNGTTVPTAKSTPTLIKQSQPKSASEKAQRSKKAKELKPKVKKLKYHQYIPPDQKQDRGAPPMDSSYAKILQQQQLFLQLQILNQQQQQHHNYQAILPAPPKSASEALGSSGTPPVRSLSTTNSSSSSGTPGPCGLARQNSTSLTGKPGALPANLDDMKVAELKQELKLRSLPVSGTKTELIERLRAYQDQISPVPGAPKAPATTSILHKAGEVVVAFPAARLSTGPALVAAGLAPTEVVVATVTSNGVVKFGSTGSTPPVSPTPSERSLLSTGDENSTPGDTFGEMVTSPLTQLTLQASPLQILVKEEGPRAGSCCLSPGGRADLEGRDKDQMLQEKDKQIEELTRMLRQKQQLVERLRLQLEQEKRAQQPAPTSAPLGTPVKQENSFSSCQLSRQPLGPAHPFNPSLAAPTTNHIDPCAAAPGPPSVVVKQEAMQPEPELVPAPQLLLGPQGPGLIKGVAPPTLITDSTGTHLVLTVTNKNADSPGLSSGSPQQPSSQPGSPAPAPSAQMDLEHPLQPLFGTPTSLLKKEPPGYEETMSQQPKQQENGSSSQQMDDLFDILIQSGEISADFKEPPSLPGKEKPSPKTVCGSPLAAQPSPSAELPQAAPPPPGSPSLPGRLEDFLESSTGLPLLTSGHEGPEPLSLIDDLHSQMLSSTAILDHPPSPMDTSELHFVPEPSSTMGLDLADGHLDSMDWLELSSGGPVLSLAPLSTTAPSLFSTDFLDGHDLQLHWDSCL from the exons ATGCACATTTTGGAAG AGACCTCGGCTGAGCCGTCCCTCCAGGCCAAGCAGCTGAAGCTGAAGAGAGCCAGACTAGCCGATGACCTCAATGAGAAGATTGCACAGAGGCCTGGCCCCATGGAGCTGGTGGAGAAGAACATCCTTCCTGTTGAGTCCAGCCTGAAGGAAGCCATCATTG TGGGCCAGGTGAACTATCCCAAAGTAGCAGACAGCTCTTCCTTCGATGAGGACAGCAGTGATGCCTTATCCCCCGAGCAGCCTGCCAGCCATGAGTCCCAGGGTTCTGTGCCGTCACCCCTGGAGGCCCGAGTCAGCGAACCACTGCCCAGTGCCACCTCTGCATCCCCCACCCAG GTTCTGTCTCAACTTCCGATGGGCCCGGATTCCAGAGAAATGCTTTTCCTGGCAGAGcagcctcctctgcctcccccacCTCTGCTGCCTCCCAGCCTCACCAATGGAACCACTGTCCCCACTGCCAAGTCCACCCCCACGCTCATTAAG CAAAGCCAACCCAAGTCTGCCAGTGAGAAGGCACAGCGCAGCAAGAAGGCCAAGGAGCTGAAGCCAAAGGTGAAGAAGCTCAAGTACCACCAGTACATCCCCCCGGATCAGAAGCAGGACAGGGGGGCACCCCCCATGGACTCGTCCTACGCCAAGatcctgcagcagcagcagctcttcCTCCAGCTGCAGATCCtcaaccagcagcagcagcagcaccacaACTACCAGGCCATCCTGCCTGCCCCGCCAAA GTCAGCAAGCGAGGCCCTGGGAAGCAGCGGGACCCCCCCAGTACGCAGCCTCTCCACTACCAATAGCAGCTCCAGCTCGGGCACCCCTGGGCCCTGTGGGCTGGCACGTCAGAACAGCACCTCACTGACTGGCAAGCCGGGAGCCCTGCCGGCCAACCTGGACGACATGAAG GTGGCAGAGCTGAAGCAGGAGCTGAAGTTGCGATCACTGCCTGTCTCAGGCACCAAAACTGAGCTGATTGAGCGCCTTCGAGCCTATCAAGACCAAATCAGCCCTGTCCCAGGAGCCCCCAaggcccctgccaccacctcTATCCTGCACAAGGCTGGCGAGGTGGTGGTAGCCTTCCCGGCGGCCCGGCTGAGCACGGGGCCAGCCCTGGTGGCAGCAGGCCTGGCCCCAACTGAGGTGGTGGTGGCCACGGTGACCAGCAATGGAGTGGTGAAGTTTGGCAGCACGGGCTCCACACCCCCTGTGTCTCCTACTCCCTCAGAGCGCTCACTGCTCAGCACGGGTGATGAAAACTCCACCCCCGGAGACACATTTGGTGAGATGGTGACATCACCTCTGACGCAGCTGACCCTGCAGGCCTCGCCACTGCAGATCCTCGTGAAGGAGGAGGGCCCCCGGGCCGGGTCCTGTTGCCTGAGCCCTGGGGGGCGGGCGGACCTAGAGGGGCGCGACAAGGACCAGATGCTGCAGGAGAAAGACAAGCAGATCGAGGAGCTGACGCGCATGCTCCGGCAGAAGCAGCAGCTGGTGGAGCGGCTCAGGCTGCAGCTGGAGCAGGAGAAGCGAGCCCAGCAGCCCGCCCCCACCTCTGCCCCTCTCGGCACCCCAGTGAAGCAGGAGAACAGCTTCTCCAGCTGCCAGCTGAGCCGACAACCCCTGGGCCCTGCTCACCCATTCAACCCCAGCCTGGCAGCCCCAACCACCAACCACATAGACCCTTGTGCTGCGGCCCCGGGGCCCCCGTCCGTGGTGGTGAAGCAGGAAGCCATGCAGCCTGAGCCCGAGCTGGTCCCCGCCCCCCAGCTGCTTCTGGGGCCTCAGGGCCCTGGCCTCATCAAGGGGGTTGCACCTCCCACCCTCATCACTGACTCCACAGGGACCCACCTTGTCCTCACCGTGACCAATAAGAATGCAGACAGCCCTGGCCTGTCCAGTGGGAGCCCCCAGCAG CCCTCATCCCAGCCTGGCTCTCCAGCGCCTGCCCCCTCTGCCCAGATGGACCTGGAGCACCCACTGCAGCCCCTCTTTGGGACCCCCACTTCTCTGCTGAAGAAGGAACCACCTGGCTATGAGGAAACCATGAGCCAGCAGCCCAAACAGCAG GAAAATGGTTCCTCAAGCCAGCAGATGGACGACCTGTTTGACATTCTCATTCAGAGCGGAG AAATTTCAGCAGATTTCAAAGAGCCACCATCCCTGCCAGGGAAGGAGAAGCCATCCCCGAAGACAGTCTGTGGGTCCCCCCTGGCAGCACAGCCATCACCCTCTGCTGAGCTCCCCCAGGCTGCCCCACCTCCGCCAGGCTCACCCTCCCTCCCTGGGCGCCTGGAGGATTTCCTGGAGAGCAGCACGGGGCTGCCCCTGCTGACCAGTGGGCATGAGGGGCCAGAGCCCCTTTCCCTCATTGACGACCTCCATAGCCAGATGCTGAGCAGCACTGCCATCCTGGACCACCCCCCGTCACCCATGGACACCTCGGAGTTGCACTTTGTTCCTGAGCCCAGCAGCACCATGGGCCTGGACCTGGCTGATGGCCACCTGGACAGCATGGACTGGCTGGAGCTGTCCTCAGGTGGTCCCGTGCTGAGCCTGGCCCCCCTCAGCACCACAGCCCCCAGCCTCTTCTCCACAGACTTCCTTGATGGCCATGATTTGCAGCTGCACTGGGATTCCTGCTTGTAG